In Arthrobacter ramosus, one DNA window encodes the following:
- a CDS encoding LysR family transcriptional regulator gives MDTRKLKYFLAVVDHDGFNRAAEHLLIAQPSLSQTIANLEKELGVPLFHRIGRRAVLSEAGKELVGPARLVMRDLDAAQSAVQSLRGIRSGRLDIITMPSPGIEPLTSMIAAFTKVYPAVRLNVSAAFTPEEVIESVRNGSTEIGLAGSPTPILVPGVQVLELEKQPLILIVNPQADTFGTEKTAIQREDLGGQRIIASQRGSLMRWLVDDALAHGVEVEIVVEVAHRTSILPLVLAGVGHAVMPSSWAPTAHKAGLRTLLIEPVSHLDVAVLSRKNNLTSAAKAFLKVAAEHTEGANS, from the coding sequence GTGGACACGCGAAAACTGAAGTACTTCCTCGCCGTCGTCGACCACGACGGGTTCAACCGCGCTGCCGAGCATTTGCTCATCGCCCAGCCTTCGCTTTCCCAGACCATCGCCAACCTCGAGAAGGAGCTAGGCGTTCCGCTGTTCCACCGCATCGGCCGCAGGGCAGTCCTCAGCGAAGCCGGCAAGGAACTGGTCGGCCCGGCCAGACTCGTCATGCGGGATCTCGACGCCGCGCAATCCGCGGTCCAGTCACTCCGCGGCATCAGAAGCGGTCGCCTCGATATCATCACCATGCCTTCCCCCGGTATCGAGCCGCTGACGTCCATGATTGCCGCCTTTACCAAGGTCTATCCCGCAGTCCGGCTCAACGTCAGTGCCGCATTCACGCCCGAAGAAGTGATCGAATCAGTCCGCAACGGCAGCACCGAGATCGGACTGGCAGGCTCCCCTACGCCGATCCTGGTGCCCGGCGTCCAGGTCCTCGAACTCGAAAAGCAACCGCTCATCCTGATCGTCAACCCGCAGGCCGACACCTTCGGTACCGAGAAAACGGCCATCCAACGCGAGGATCTCGGGGGCCAGCGCATCATTGCCAGCCAGCGAGGTTCCCTCATGCGTTGGCTCGTCGATGATGCCCTGGCGCACGGCGTCGAAGTGGAGATCGTCGTCGAAGTCGCCCACCGGACCTCCATCTTGCCCCTGGTTTTGGCGGGCGTCGGGCACGCGGTGATGCCGTCGTCATGGGCTCCAACCGCGCACAAAGCGGGGCTCCGCACCCTGCTCATCGAACCGGTGAGCCATCTGGACGTCGCGGTACTCAGCCGCAAGAACAACCTCACTTCCGCGGCCAAAGCGTTCTTGAAAGTCGCTGCGGAGCACACCGAAGGCGCCAACAGCTAA
- the mctP gene encoding monocarboxylate uptake permease MctP, translating into MSGLTVPLATTADRPVNGVALTVVVVLFILVAVLGFFAARWRAGKETGLHSLDEWGLGGRGFGTWVTWFLLGGDLYTAYTFVAVPAAMWATGAVSGFFAVPYTIVLYPIVFLLMSRLWSVSHRHGFVTPADFVGGRYGSRALTVAVALTGIVATMPYIALQLVGIKAVLTVLGLGSAQNVLLTDLPLIIAFVVLAAYTYTSGLRAPALIAVVKDLLIYLAVIVAVIYLPIKFGGWDNIFGAAQTKLDAISPATGKPAGVFIPGAASYSAYWTLALGSAMALFMYPHSVTGVLATKSRNTIRKNAAVLPLYSLMLGFLALLGYAAISAGTKPIDLNGAVNPQLVVPQLFLDNFPAWFAGIALAAIAIGALVPAAIMSIAAANLFTRNIYRDLIRPDADPRQEAKVSKIASLVVKFGALIFVIAMDQSAAINMQLLGGIWILQTFPAIVAGLYTRWFHGWALFAGWAAGIIYGTVAAYNVVNPVTKANFGGSIAAIPGTNVQVYIAVVAFAINLIVAAVLSLVFRAMKLPDGKDITRNSDYGADEDDPKVAQLQRGYPLGETGGPAF; encoded by the coding sequence ATGAGCGGGCTCACCGTCCCGCTGGCGACCACAGCGGATCGGCCCGTCAACGGCGTCGCGCTCACCGTCGTCGTCGTCCTCTTTATCCTGGTGGCGGTCTTGGGCTTCTTCGCCGCACGCTGGCGAGCGGGCAAGGAGACCGGCCTGCACAGTCTCGATGAGTGGGGCCTCGGCGGCCGCGGTTTTGGAACCTGGGTGACGTGGTTCCTTCTCGGTGGCGATCTCTACACGGCCTACACATTCGTGGCCGTCCCGGCGGCAATGTGGGCCACCGGCGCCGTGAGCGGTTTCTTCGCCGTGCCATACACGATCGTGCTCTACCCGATTGTGTTCCTGTTGATGAGTCGTTTGTGGTCGGTCTCGCACCGGCATGGGTTCGTCACGCCGGCGGACTTCGTTGGCGGGCGCTATGGCAGCAGGGCGTTGACTGTTGCGGTGGCCCTCACGGGCATTGTCGCGACCATGCCCTATATCGCGCTGCAACTGGTCGGCATCAAAGCCGTACTCACGGTGTTGGGCCTCGGCAGCGCGCAGAATGTGCTGCTGACTGACCTTCCGCTGATCATCGCCTTCGTGGTCCTGGCCGCCTACACCTACACCTCGGGCCTTCGGGCGCCGGCGCTTATCGCCGTCGTGAAGGATCTGCTGATCTACCTCGCTGTCATCGTTGCTGTGATCTACCTGCCGATCAAGTTCGGGGGCTGGGACAACATCTTCGGTGCGGCCCAGACGAAACTCGACGCCATCAGCCCGGCGACAGGCAAGCCGGCCGGCGTCTTCATCCCGGGTGCCGCCAGCTATTCGGCGTACTGGACACTGGCTCTGGGATCGGCCATGGCGCTGTTCATGTACCCCCACTCGGTCACCGGGGTCTTGGCGACCAAGAGCAGGAACACCATCCGCAAGAATGCCGCGGTTCTTCCGCTGTACTCGCTCATGCTGGGGTTCCTTGCCCTCCTGGGTTACGCGGCCATCTCCGCGGGCACCAAACCCATTGACCTGAACGGTGCCGTCAATCCGCAACTGGTGGTTCCGCAGCTGTTCCTGGACAACTTCCCCGCGTGGTTTGCAGGGATCGCCTTGGCGGCTATCGCCATCGGCGCCTTGGTCCCGGCCGCCATCATGTCGATCGCTGCCGCTAACCTGTTCACCCGCAATATCTACCGCGACCTGATCCGGCCCGACGCCGACCCGCGGCAGGAAGCGAAGGTCTCCAAGATCGCCTCGCTCGTGGTGAAGTTCGGGGCGCTGATCTTCGTGATTGCGATGGACCAATCGGCTGCCATCAATATGCAGCTCCTTGGCGGTATCTGGATCCTGCAGACATTCCCCGCGATCGTGGCAGGACTGTACACTCGCTGGTTCCACGGCTGGGCGCTCTTCGCAGGCTGGGCGGCCGGGATCATCTACGGCACCGTCGCGGCGTACAACGTGGTCAACCCCGTGACGAAGGCCAACTTCGGAGGCTCCATCGCCGCCATCCCCGGCACCAATGTGCAGGTTTACATCGCCGTCGTGGCGTTCGCGATCAACCTCATCGTTGCTGCCGTACTCTCGCTGGTCTTCCGCGCCATGAAGCTCCCCGACGGAAAGGACATCACCCGGAACTCGGACTACGGAGCTGATGAAGACGATCCGAAAGTTGCACAGCTCCAGCGCGGGTATCCCTTGGGCGAAACGGGAGGCCCCGCGTTCTGA
- a CDS encoding HNH endonuclease, whose product MDGNRGTQLIGAGAPAGGAVPDAVPGVGVPRVRVRDLVDVVTSLRPGLTNGAAPAELIDQLRALEDLKSAAAAAQARIAVAFDAAQRSAEKDLGVPAEEQGRGVAAQVALARRESPARGSRLHGLAKALVTEMPHTLAALDTGQLNEWRATLLVKETACLSAEDRCAVDEELAADTGVFDGAGDKAIIAAARTAAYRRDPRSVTQRASHAATERHVSLRPAPDTMTYLTALLPVAQGVAVHAALSRHADTLRSSGETRSRGQIMADTLVERTTGTPGGISEVEVQLVMTDRTLFQGDAEPARLPGYGIVPAAWARTLLAEGPGSSNEPRQLAQGQVFKVWLRRLFTVPGTGELVGADSRARLFPAGMRRFIQARDDTCRTPYCDAPIRHFDHVVPWHDGGTTSLSNGAGLCEACNHTKELTGWRARTSSGTRHVLEIRTPTGHTYRSTAPPLPGTHLNGDPPVMAAHYFGTCFAAATDRKCRLPRSCSRFRCRQLSRTNPTEGS is encoded by the coding sequence ATGGACGGGAACCGGGGAACACAGCTGATCGGAGCGGGCGCGCCAGCCGGCGGCGCGGTTCCGGATGCTGTCCCCGGTGTCGGCGTCCCGCGCGTCCGGGTGCGGGACCTGGTCGATGTCGTGACGTCGCTTCGCCCAGGCCTCACGAACGGCGCGGCACCGGCCGAATTGATTGACCAGTTGCGTGCCCTGGAGGACTTGAAGTCCGCCGCCGCGGCCGCGCAGGCGAGGATTGCCGTCGCGTTCGATGCCGCCCAGCGCAGCGCCGAGAAGGATCTGGGCGTCCCGGCCGAGGAGCAGGGACGCGGGGTCGCGGCGCAGGTGGCCCTGGCCCGGCGGGAGTCCCCCGCCCGCGGATCCCGGCTCCACGGCCTCGCCAAAGCCCTCGTCACCGAAATGCCGCACACCCTCGCCGCCCTGGACACCGGGCAGCTGAACGAATGGCGGGCAACCCTGCTGGTGAAGGAAACCGCCTGCCTGTCCGCCGAAGACCGCTGCGCCGTGGACGAGGAACTCGCCGCCGACACGGGAGTCTTCGACGGCGCCGGAGACAAAGCCATCATCGCCGCGGCCCGGACCGCGGCCTACCGGCGGGACCCGCGCTCCGTCACGCAGCGTGCCAGCCACGCCGCCACCGAACGGCACGTCAGCCTCCGCCCGGCACCGGACACCATGACCTACCTGACCGCCCTGCTGCCGGTCGCCCAGGGCGTGGCCGTGCACGCGGCCCTGTCCCGGCACGCCGACACCCTCCGCTCCTCCGGAGAGACCCGCAGCCGGGGCCAGATCATGGCCGACACCCTCGTCGAACGCACCACCGGCACCCCAGGCGGGATCAGCGAGGTGGAAGTCCAGCTCGTCATGACCGACCGCACCCTGTTCCAGGGCGATGCCGAACCGGCCCGCCTGCCCGGCTACGGGATCGTGCCGGCCGCCTGGGCCAGGACACTGCTCGCCGAAGGACCCGGGAGCAGCAATGAACCCCGTCAACTTGCCCAGGGCCAGGTCTTCAAAGTCTGGCTCCGGCGTCTCTTTACCGTCCCCGGGACCGGGGAGCTTGTCGGAGCCGATTCGCGGGCCCGGCTTTTCCCGGCAGGCATGCGGCGCTTCATCCAGGCCCGCGACGACACCTGCCGCACCCCGTATTGCGACGCACCGATCAGGCATTTCGATCATGTCGTCCCGTGGCACGACGGCGGCACAACGAGCCTCAGTAACGGGGCTGGCCTGTGCGAAGCCTGCAACCACACCAAAGAACTCACCGGCTGGAGAGCAAGAACCAGCTCCGGGACACGGCACGTCCTCGAAATCCGCACCCCCACCGGACATACCTACCGATCCACAGCCCCGCCGCTGCCAGGAACGCATTTGAACGGAGACCCGCCCGTCATGGCGGCACACTATTTCGGGACCTGTTTCGCAGCCGCCACCGATCGGAAATGCCGGCTGCCTAGGTCCTGTTCCCGCTTTCGTTGCCGACAGCTTTCTAGAACAAACCCAACGGAAGGATCGTAG
- a CDS encoding serine hydrolase, whose product MLAAFAGILALTLTATVYSAAHARSSVPHAVSAVAGATPSAAVPAASPTAASPTTAAAAPSSTAAEAPTAAPAVAAPAAAAPAASGSGVTPALDSEINGIINANSQYQIGVTLIDLSDGSSHQYGVQAPFEAASTAKVLAAAAYYHLVETGAVSLDDPLGEYTAGFQIKEMIQNSDNDSWSLIMDAVGYSELQSYAASIGVSYDPMNNTLTPSEMASIMAGLYGGKLLNQQDTAQLLSYMQNTNYESLIPAAVPAGITVFHKYGLLDDELHDASILTNGTNSYAFVVYTKGQDESDIPARTDIFHQLTQAVVNGLF is encoded by the coding sequence TTGCTGGCGGCCTTCGCGGGCATTCTGGCACTGACCCTGACGGCCACGGTTTACTCGGCCGCGCATGCCCGCTCATCCGTCCCCCATGCTGTATCGGCGGTAGCCGGCGCCACGCCGTCGGCAGCTGTTCCAGCCGCATCCCCGACGGCTGCATCCCCGACGACGGCGGCCGCCGCACCGTCGTCGACCGCGGCCGAGGCGCCGACTGCCGCTCCAGCCGTCGCGGCTCCCGCAGCTGCGGCGCCGGCTGCTTCGGGTAGCGGAGTGACCCCCGCGTTGGACTCCGAGATCAACGGCATCATCAACGCCAACAGCCAGTACCAGATCGGCGTCACCCTGATCGACTTATCTGACGGCTCAAGCCATCAGTACGGGGTCCAAGCGCCATTCGAGGCAGCAAGCACCGCCAAAGTCCTGGCTGCCGCAGCGTACTATCACCTTGTCGAAACGGGCGCAGTGTCCCTTGACGATCCCTTGGGCGAGTACACAGCCGGATTCCAGATCAAGGAGATGATCCAGAACAGCGACAACGACTCCTGGTCCCTGATCATGGATGCGGTCGGTTATTCGGAACTGCAGTCCTATGCCGCATCGATCGGCGTCAGCTACGACCCGATGAACAACACTCTGACTCCAAGCGAAATGGCCAGCATCATGGCCGGCCTCTACGGCGGGAAGCTCCTGAACCAGCAGGACACCGCACAGTTGTTGTCCTATATGCAGAACACCAACTACGAGTCACTCATCCCCGCCGCAGTGCCGGCCGGAATCACTGTTTTCCACAAGTACGGACTGCTCGACGACGAACTCCACGACGCCAGCATCCTCACCAACGGGACCAACTCCTACGCATTCGTGGTCTACACCAAAGGCCAGGACGAGAGCGATATCCCCGCCCGCACCGACATCTTCCACCAGCTCACCCAGGCTGTGGTGAATGGTCTGTTCTAA
- a CDS encoding DUF3311 domain-containing protein — translation MSSPDVPTRGPARPGPYIVAGILLAIAILVPLLVPVYSIDQPRLAGMPFFYWYQMLWVPITAGMVGVSYWLVTKEDRRRREAARGARTEEQEQ, via the coding sequence ATGTCATCTCCCGATGTGCCGACCCGGGGGCCCGCAAGGCCCGGTCCGTATATTGTGGCCGGAATCCTGCTGGCCATCGCCATTCTGGTTCCACTGTTGGTCCCGGTGTATTCGATTGATCAGCCGCGGCTCGCTGGCATGCCGTTCTTTTACTGGTACCAAATGCTCTGGGTCCCGATCACGGCAGGCATGGTGGGCGTCTCCTACTGGCTGGTTACCAAGGAGGACCGTCGCCGCCGCGAGGCCGCGCGGGGCGCACGCACTGAGGAGCAGGAACAATGA
- a CDS encoding DUF6221 family protein, with translation MDIVDFLSDRLNEDEAAARKLLGDRSVSEAGKWYERRLLLECESKRRLLRIVESARQTALATMVRGTLGDTPQWIPESIEWTTKSLNALALPYSDHPDFEPEWLAGT, from the coding sequence GTGGATATCGTCGATTTCCTCTCGGACCGCCTGAACGAGGACGAGGCTGCGGCACGGAAACTCCTCGGCGACCGTTCCGTCTCCGAAGCGGGCAAATGGTACGAGCGACGCCTTCTCCTGGAATGCGAATCAAAGAGAAGGCTGCTCAGGATCGTGGAATCCGCACGGCAGACGGCCCTGGCCACGATGGTTCGCGGCACGCTTGGTGATACCCCGCAGTGGATCCCGGAATCGATCGAATGGACCACGAAGTCGTTGAATGCCCTCGCGCTGCCCTATTCGGACCATCCGGACTTCGAGCCGGAATGGCTGGCGGGTACGTAG
- a CDS encoding aromatic amino acid ammonia-lyase has product MIEIDGRRLELGDIVAVAGGRHKVTLAPSAVERMTASQRSARATAQARPVYGRSTGVGANRSVTLNQADTEVDTHGLNLLRSHAVDAGRALDRETVRAMLTIRLSQLAAGASGINPAVADAVSEMLNADTLPEVREFGGIGTADLPALAGTALTLLGERPTMDGKKVPVPLETWATEDALPFISSSALTIAQAVLAHQRLATLLENLTTVSALTFAAMSGNSEAFAPEVAKAAESDALADVATTLQGLVSGHGKPARIQDPYSLRMLPHALGAVVEELDALKLVLERLVVAGHENPMVFGSVEDGSNGVAHHGLFQMSTLARRIDGLQLALGAACTNALGRISRLCDPAYTGLHRFLAVDDSGQSGVMMLEYVAAAAVGHIRANAQPVSLQTVVLSLGAEEDASFASVSTSRLDSTVRALATVVGVEFLCASRALRLQGRTPGEFASPRFRKAFNAGLSLPADVQDRDLRPDVDAASHLAILPEFGR; this is encoded by the coding sequence ATGATCGAAATTGACGGACGCCGGCTTGAGCTCGGCGACATCGTAGCGGTAGCAGGAGGCCGCCATAAAGTGACGCTGGCGCCGTCGGCCGTTGAACGCATGACGGCGTCCCAGCGCTCCGCCCGCGCGACGGCACAGGCACGGCCGGTTTATGGTCGGTCCACAGGCGTAGGCGCTAACCGCTCCGTGACCCTCAACCAAGCGGACACTGAGGTCGACACCCACGGTCTCAACTTGTTGCGGAGCCATGCCGTCGATGCCGGACGGGCCCTTGACCGCGAGACCGTCCGGGCGATGCTGACCATCAGGCTCTCCCAACTCGCAGCCGGCGCATCCGGGATCAACCCGGCTGTAGCCGACGCCGTTTCGGAGATGCTCAACGCCGATACCCTGCCGGAAGTACGGGAATTCGGCGGTATAGGAACCGCAGATCTTCCCGCCCTGGCGGGAACGGCTCTCACCCTCCTCGGTGAGCGGCCCACCATGGACGGCAAGAAAGTGCCGGTGCCATTGGAGACTTGGGCGACCGAGGATGCGCTGCCCTTCATCAGCTCCAGCGCGCTTACCATCGCCCAGGCCGTCCTGGCGCATCAGAGGCTAGCGACCCTGCTGGAGAACCTCACGACGGTCAGCGCACTGACATTCGCTGCCATGTCAGGAAACTCCGAAGCGTTCGCCCCGGAAGTCGCAAAGGCGGCAGAATCGGACGCACTGGCAGATGTGGCTACAACCCTTCAGGGACTGGTATCAGGGCATGGCAAGCCCGCACGTATTCAGGACCCGTATTCTCTGCGCATGCTTCCACACGCACTAGGCGCTGTAGTGGAAGAACTCGACGCGCTGAAGCTCGTCTTGGAGCGTCTGGTGGTTGCAGGCCACGAGAACCCCATGGTCTTCGGCTCCGTGGAAGATGGCAGCAACGGTGTGGCGCACCACGGCCTCTTCCAGATGTCCACTCTCGCCCGGCGGATTGACGGGTTGCAGTTGGCACTTGGCGCAGCATGCACCAACGCGCTTGGAAGGATCAGCCGGTTATGCGATCCCGCGTACACGGGCCTCCACAGGTTCCTTGCGGTCGACGACTCCGGCCAGTCCGGCGTCATGATGCTGGAATATGTGGCGGCCGCAGCGGTGGGCCATATTCGAGCCAACGCTCAGCCGGTGAGCCTACAAACGGTGGTCCTGTCCTTGGGCGCTGAAGAAGATGCAAGTTTCGCGAGTGTGTCCACCTCCCGGCTGGATTCCACCGTCCGGGCGCTTGCAACGGTTGTTGGTGTTGAATTCCTTTGCGCGTCACGGGCACTGAGGCTGCAAGGCCGGACACCCGGAGAATTCGCGAGTCCGCGGTTCCGAAAAGCCTTCAACGCCGGTCTATCGTTGCCCGCCGACGTCCAGGACCGGGATCTCCGCCCCGATGTCGACGCCGCGTCCCATCTGGCGATCCTTCCGGAGTTCGGGCGCTAA
- a CDS encoding glutamine amidotransferase, whose product MKPFLLLASRAEDAAAEEEYQAYLHFGGLAPEQLQRIRMEVAPLPPLELSDYSGVIVGGSPFTSSDPPEHKSPVQKRVEKELAQLLDTIVAADFPFLGACYGVGTLGLHQGAVIDRTYGEGLGGVTIKLTAEGLQDPLLQGMSERFVAFTGHKEACTVLPGHAVLLAGSAACPVQMFRIKRNLYATQFHPELDAEGLVTRIDTYRHAGYFPPEAAEQLMADARKITATEPMKILGNFVRRYAIPQ is encoded by the coding sequence GTGAAGCCGTTTCTCCTGCTCGCATCTCGCGCCGAAGACGCCGCCGCCGAGGAAGAGTACCAGGCGTATCTTCATTTTGGAGGGCTCGCTCCCGAGCAACTGCAACGCATCCGAATGGAGGTGGCGCCCCTCCCGCCGCTTGAGCTCTCCGACTATTCCGGAGTGATTGTGGGTGGCAGCCCCTTCACCTCGAGCGACCCGCCGGAACACAAGAGCCCGGTCCAGAAAAGGGTGGAGAAAGAACTCGCGCAGCTGCTGGACACGATTGTTGCCGCCGACTTTCCCTTTCTGGGGGCCTGCTATGGGGTCGGAACCCTGGGACTTCACCAAGGGGCTGTGATTGACCGTACCTATGGTGAAGGACTCGGCGGGGTAACCATCAAACTCACAGCGGAGGGCCTCCAAGACCCGCTCCTCCAAGGCATGTCCGAGCGTTTTGTCGCCTTTACCGGCCATAAGGAAGCCTGCACGGTCCTGCCAGGACATGCGGTGTTGCTTGCCGGCTCGGCCGCCTGCCCGGTGCAGATGTTCCGGATCAAGAGGAACCTTTACGCCACTCAATTCCATCCGGAGCTCGACGCCGAGGGGCTCGTCACGCGAATCGACACGTATCGCCACGCTGGATACTTTCCGCCCGAGGCTGCTGAACAGCTGATGGCAGACGCCCGGAAGATCACGGCCACCGAACCGATGAAGATCCTCGGCAACTTTGTCCGCCGATACGCGATTCCCCAATAA
- a CDS encoding ammonium transporter — MNITAENVWVMVSAALALLMTPALGLFYSGMTRAKASLNMIMMSFISAGIVGAVWILWGYSMISGKSVLGIFGNPFSSFGSADLVGSTDLIKLGFSATFAIVTVALISGAIADRAKFSSWVIFVPIWITLVYCPLAFMVWGGGLLSPGGAISSVFGQVIDFAGGTVVEISSGAAAFVLALILGKRHGFGKDPNHRPHNLPFIMLGAGLLWFGWFGFNAGAATTSAQAGLIWVNTLVAPAGAMLSWLVTEKIRHGHPTSLGAASGVVAGLVAITPACANVVPAAALGLGLVAGAACAVFVDLKHKFGFDDSLDVVGVHLGGGLVGTLALGFIALPVNGKGGGLFYGGGLQQLVAQIVAILVTLAVSGIMTAIIALVIHKTVGFRVSHEAELAGVDLSEHAETAYEFGSMSRSHFNALPHVAALRHVNIPISARAAAAASSPAAALAVELPREKQADPA; from the coding sequence GTGAATATCACTGCGGAAAACGTTTGGGTGATGGTGTCGGCGGCACTTGCACTGCTCATGACTCCGGCACTCGGCCTCTTCTACAGTGGCATGACGCGGGCCAAGGCCTCCCTCAACATGATCATGATGAGCTTCATCTCCGCGGGCATCGTAGGCGCCGTGTGGATCCTGTGGGGCTACTCGATGATCAGCGGCAAGAGTGTTCTGGGGATTTTCGGCAATCCGTTCAGCAGCTTCGGCTCGGCGGACCTGGTCGGTTCCACCGATCTCATCAAACTCGGCTTCAGCGCTACCTTCGCCATCGTCACCGTGGCCCTGATCAGCGGCGCGATCGCCGACCGCGCCAAATTCTCATCCTGGGTCATCTTCGTCCCCATCTGGATCACCCTGGTGTATTGCCCCTTGGCTTTCATGGTCTGGGGTGGCGGCCTACTCAGCCCTGGCGGAGCGATCAGTTCGGTCTTCGGTCAGGTGATTGACTTCGCCGGCGGCACTGTGGTGGAAATCAGCTCCGGCGCTGCCGCGTTTGTTCTGGCATTGATCCTGGGCAAGCGTCACGGCTTTGGAAAAGACCCGAACCACCGCCCGCACAACCTGCCCTTCATCATGCTTGGCGCCGGCCTCCTGTGGTTCGGTTGGTTCGGTTTCAATGCCGGCGCGGCCACGACGTCGGCGCAGGCCGGCTTGATCTGGGTCAACACCCTTGTTGCCCCGGCCGGGGCAATGCTCAGCTGGTTGGTCACCGAGAAGATCCGGCACGGCCACCCCACATCCTTGGGTGCCGCATCCGGCGTCGTGGCCGGCCTCGTGGCTATTACTCCGGCCTGCGCCAATGTGGTTCCCGCGGCAGCCCTCGGCCTGGGGCTGGTAGCCGGCGCCGCCTGCGCCGTATTTGTCGACCTGAAACACAAGTTCGGCTTTGATGACTCCCTCGACGTCGTGGGCGTCCACCTCGGTGGCGGACTTGTCGGCACGCTCGCGCTCGGATTCATCGCGCTGCCGGTGAACGGCAAGGGTGGAGGATTGTTTTACGGAGGCGGACTCCAGCAGCTCGTGGCGCAGATCGTCGCCATTCTTGTCACCCTTGCAGTCTCGGGAATCATGACGGCAATCATTGCCCTTGTCATTCACAAGACCGTTGGATTCCGGGTCAGCCACGAGGCGGAGCTCGCCGGCGTGGACTTGTCCGAGCACGCCGAGACCGCCTACGAGTTCGGCAGCATGTCCCGGAGCCACTTCAACGCCCTCCCCCATGTTGCCGCCCTCCGCCACGTCAACATCCCGATTTCAGCCCGAGCCGCTGCCGCCGCTTCGTCCCCCGCGGCCGCTCTCGCCGTCGAGCTCCCGCGCGAAAAGCAGGCCGACCCCGCTTAG
- a CDS encoding tartrate dehydrogenase, which translates to MSATQKFSIASIPADGVGKEVVSAGRRVLNALAANSNGKFCFEWTEFPWGCGYYEETGQMMDPKGLDALKDFDAIYFGAVGWENVPDHISLWGLRLNITQNFDQWANIRPVKFLPGIQSPLRKADNTELDWIVVRENSEGEYAGLGGRNLSGRGPGNEVALQTALFTEKGCERIMRFAFELARTRTVKKVSSVTKSNAQQYGMVLWDETFKRVALDYPDVQTESVLVDAMSAKFILHPEELSVVVASNLNADILSDLGSALAGSLGLAASANLNPERRFPSMFEPVHGSAPDIAGKGISNPIGAIASAALMLDHFGLHEEARLVEAAIEQTTAAGFLTRDVGGEATTDDVTEAIIKALSHSLAAV; encoded by the coding sequence ATGAGCGCCACCCAGAAATTCAGCATCGCATCGATCCCCGCAGACGGAGTCGGCAAGGAAGTTGTCTCCGCAGGCCGCCGCGTCCTGAACGCCCTGGCCGCGAACTCCAACGGCAAGTTCTGCTTCGAATGGACCGAGTTCCCATGGGGCTGCGGCTACTACGAGGAGACCGGCCAGATGATGGACCCTAAAGGCCTGGATGCCCTCAAGGATTTCGACGCCATCTACTTCGGCGCTGTCGGTTGGGAGAACGTCCCGGACCACATCAGCCTCTGGGGCCTGCGCCTGAACATCACCCAGAACTTCGACCAGTGGGCCAATATCCGCCCGGTCAAATTCCTCCCCGGCATCCAGTCCCCGCTCCGCAAAGCTGACAACACTGAGCTCGACTGGATTGTTGTCCGCGAAAACAGCGAAGGCGAGTACGCCGGCCTCGGCGGCCGCAACTTGAGTGGTCGCGGGCCGGGAAACGAGGTAGCGCTGCAGACCGCGTTGTTCACCGAGAAGGGCTGCGAGCGCATCATGCGCTTCGCGTTCGAGCTCGCACGGACCCGCACAGTCAAAAAGGTCTCGTCGGTCACCAAGTCCAACGCTCAGCAGTACGGCATGGTCCTCTGGGACGAAACCTTCAAGCGCGTCGCCCTCGACTACCCGGACGTGCAGACCGAGAGCGTCCTGGTTGACGCCATGAGCGCCAAGTTCATCCTGCACCCCGAGGAACTGTCGGTGGTGGTCGCGTCCAACCTGAACGCCGACATCCTCTCGGACCTCGGCTCCGCCCTCGCCGGCAGCCTCGGCCTCGCCGCGAGCGCCAACCTTAACCCGGAGCGCCGCTTCCCCAGCATGTTTGAGCCTGTCCACGGTTCCGCGCCGGACATCGCCGGCAAAGGCATCAGCAACCCGATCGGCGCGATCGCCAGCGCCGCCCTGATGCTCGACCACTTCGGCCTGCACGAGGAAGCCCGCCTGGTCGAGGCCGCCATCGAGCAGACCACCGCCGCCGGGTTCTTGACCCGCGACGTCGGCGGCGAAGCCACGACGGACGACGTCACCGAAGCCATCATCAAGGCTCTTAGCCACTCGCTGGCCGCCGTCTAA
- a CDS encoding putative quinol monooxygenase, protein MTFANVGSLGTKPGQRDAVVSILLRPKPELRGAGCLLYEVGVNEESPDTVFVCELWESAEAHQGSLQLDSVRAAISEAMPLLSGEMGGTRFTVLGSPLRNP, encoded by the coding sequence ATGACTTTTGCAAATGTGGGAAGCCTCGGCACGAAACCCGGCCAGCGCGACGCCGTCGTCTCCATCCTTCTCAGACCGAAACCGGAGCTCCGGGGCGCGGGCTGCCTGCTCTACGAGGTGGGCGTCAACGAAGAATCGCCGGACACGGTCTTTGTCTGCGAACTATGGGAATCGGCAGAAGCGCACCAAGGATCGCTGCAGCTGGACAGCGTCCGGGCCGCCATAAGTGAGGCAATGCCGCTGCTGTCCGGAGAGATGGGCGGCACCCGGTTCACGGTATTGGGCTCACCGCTCCGAAACCCCTGA